GACGCTTTGTGAGTCCATTCTCGAAAATCCTGACGTCATTCTGCGTCGGCAGCTCAGCAAAGTGAAGGACGAGGCCATGGCGGCCATGAAGAACGAAGGCGTGCCCTTCGAGGAGCGCATCGCGAAGCTCGAGGAGCTGGAATACCCGAAACCGTGCCGCGACTTCATCTACAACACCTTCAACGCCTTCAGCGAGGCGCATCCGTGGGTCGGTCAGGAAAACATCCGCCCGAAAAGCATCGCGCGGGAGATGTTCGAGAACTTCCGCACCTTCGCCGACTACATCAACGACTACGAGCTGCACCGCGCCGAAGGCGTGCTGCTGCGGCATCTTTCCAGCGTCCACAAGGTGCTGGCGCAGACCGTGCCGGACAGCTTCAAGACGGAGGCCGTGCAGGAGATGGAGTCTTGGATTGCGGGAGTGTTGAGAGGCACGGACTCGAGCCTGCTCGATGAATGGGAGAAGCTGCGTGATCCGAACTACAAGCCCGATGAGGTCGAGGAGAAGCCCGCCGAAGCGCCTGACATCACGCGCAACAAGCGCGAGTTCACCGCACTCATCCGAACGGAGATCTTCCGCCACATGCAGCAGCTCGTGAATGGCAAGATCGAACTCCCCGAGCTGGACGACTACTACGCCAACCACGACCGCATCCGCCTCGACAACGAAGCCCGCAACGGTCGCCACACTTATGTGGAACCGAGTGAGGACGGCCAGACATGGCGTGTGTGCCAGGTGCTGATCGATCCCGAGGAACTCAACGACTGGCAGCTCGAATTCCGCGTGGATTTGGCGCAGGCCAGAGAAGACGGCAAGCCGACGCTGGTGTTTGTGAGCTTGGGGGGGATCGGGTGATCTCTCTTGAGCAGCTCAGCGCTCAGGATCGACTTCGTTCATCAAGCGGTCGATTTCGGCATCTCGGTGGAGGAAATCGCCGGGATCGGCATCGTTCTCCAGGAACAAGGTCAGCAGTCCGCGGGTGAACTCGGCGCGATGATCGGGATCGGGGATGGCCTGTTGAACCCGGATTATGCAATAGAGTAAGCGAACGGAGGTGGACGGGCTTCGATTTGGCGGAAGATGGAGTCCATCCAGGGACGCCTTTTGCGGGGCAGTGAGAGCTTGAGCACCCGTTTGCGGGCGTGCTGGTTGACCCAGCCGCCTATTGCAAAGCAATAGGATCGCAGCGTCGCCAAGGTGGCTTGGTTGTGACTGTTGAGCCCAAAGTGTCGGAACAGGCTCATCAGGTTGTAGGCCACCATGATGAAGCGGAAGGAGGCTTCCGTGGCCCAAAAGTCTTGCAGGCAGAAGGCGTCGAGTCCGAAGTCTTGCTTCAGCTCCTTGATCCGATTTTGACTGCGGCTTCGCCTCGCCCTTCGGGCAGCCTTTCAGGCTGTCTATCTCGCTGCGCTCGGTTCGCAGTCGGCGCGGCTGTTGTAGATGTTCCAGACCTGATCGAGCGGCAGGTCGAGATTGGTCACATACAGGCTGAAGCGGTAGTCGGGCAGGTCATCAAAGAGCAGCTTACCTCCGGCCTGCGGACGGCGGCTGATCTGCTTGCGCACCACGATGTGCCGACGCGCTTTGGCCTTCGGATCGGCGGGCTGATGCCGCCACTCTTTGACTGCGATGCCGGGACAGACTTCCACCCAGTCCTTCATGCCGTGGATCTCGTGCTTGAGGTTGGCGTAGGCCCGTGCGGCGATGATGTAGTTGAGGCTGCGCTCTTCCAGTGTGCTCAGGATTTCGTCGGTGTAAAAGCCGCTGTCGCCACGCACCAGGCCCACCTTCATGCCTGCCATCGCCTCATCGAAGGTCTCGCGCATGAACTCCACGCAGTTGGAACCCGCAGCCGAGCCGAAGCCCCGGGGCGGGGCTGAGACAGACAGCCGCAGGCTGCCCGAAGGGCGAACCCGCCGTGAGGCGGCGGGTGAGTCAATTGCCCGGGCGCAGCCAGGCGTTGGCCACCATCCGTGTCTGGCTGATGAAGGCCATGAGCGGGTGGTGCGAGTTGCGCCCTTTGCGGTTGGGGTTGTAGCCCTTGGCAGAGCCCTCCTGGCTGCCTTCGCGCGTGATGACCGTGCTGTCGAAATCCACTGTCACCGCGCCCACGTTGATCTGCGCGAAGAACCACCTCTGCAAGGGCGGGAACACCGCGGTGTTGCGCGCCTGGGAGAACTTGCCAAAAAACCGGCTGTAGGTGCTCTGGCTCGGCAGACTCTCGTAGCCAAAAATCGCTGCAAGCGTTTGATCCTGGCGCAACCAGTCGCAGTGAATGTAGCGGCTGGCTCCCGTCCAGATGCCGAGCCAGAAGCTTTCGATGATATGCACCGGATCATACGCGCGATTCGACCCGCCTTGAGGCAGATCCAGGGTGGCCAGCTGCTCGCGGATGCCGGTCTGATCCACGAAGCGTTTCATCAGCGCCATGCCGCCAAAGGGCGTCACCGGCTTGTCAGAGTATTCAATGGGCAGGTTCACCATCACGGTGACTCTTCCACACACGTCAATCCCCTGGTCTGACAAGCGCTCCGCCTCTTTGCCTCTCTTCTATTGCATGATCCGGGTTAAATCTTGGGCCAGAAGTCCCAGAAGAGTTGATTACCTGCGCGCCAGCTCATGACTTTAGCCTATTTGAGTTCCATCACTGCGCGGCGAGCGCCGCAGCGGCTTTGGCTTTGGCGATCACGGCCTTCTTCAGAATCTCCTCGGTGCTGGGGAGGCTGGCGAGGACGTCGGCGGGGATGAAACCGTCGCCGACGAGCTTGGTGAGGCATTTTTTGCGCTCGTCGAGGGCCTTGTCGGGGCTGCGTTCTTTGCTGAAGCGGGATTTGGCGGCGGCGCTGCGGTCTTTGAGGGCGGAGTAGATGTCGCCGCCGAGGAGGCTGCTGATGTCCACCTTGATCTTTTCGCGACCGGCTTCGGATTCGTTGATCTCATCGCCGTTGATCGGTCCCGCCTGATACTTGGGGAACATGATGGCGACCTCGGGACAGACGCGGGAGCAGGCGGGGCAGTTGGTCTTGCAGTTGTCGTTGTTCTGCACCTGGATCTTGTTGTCCTCGCTGACGCCATAGACATCGAAGAGGCAGAAGCTGAGGCACTGCATGCAGTTGGTGCAGCGGGAGTAGTCGATGACGGGGAACCAGGGCTTCCATTTGCCGGGTTCGTTCATGGGCTTGTCGCCGCGGGTCTTTTCGACGAGGGAGACGATGGCATCGGGATCAAGGCCGGTGATGTCGCGGGTGTCGATGCTGACGAGGCCGGTGGCGTCTTCGAGCGCGGGGGCTTTGCCTTCAAAGGAACCGAGCACGAGCAGGCTGCGGTCGTCGTGCGGCATGGCGCTGGCTCCTTGGCCGCTGCGGGTAACGGTGTAACCCTGGTCGAGCAGGGCCATCATGACCTTGGCACGGGATTCCGCAGGGAGCGCGATGCTGCCGTTGCCTTCGTAGAGGACGACGCGGAGGGGGCGGTGGGTGTGGGTGATCATGAGGGGGGAAAGCTGAAAGTAGAAAGCTGAAAAGGTGAAACGGGCAGATTTCGGATTTCTGCTTTCAACTTTCTGCTTTGAGCAGCGCGGCGGTGATTTCTTGCGCGGTTTGGGTGCGCATGTTGAGGATCTCGGTGTCGTCGGGGAGGGGGGATCCGGCTTGCTGGAAGAGACCTTTCACGGCGCGAGGGTAACAGGCGGCGATGCGGAGTTTGCCGCAGGAGGCGATGGCCTGGAGGCGCGGATCGCGATGGGCGGCCATCTCGCAGAGGTCGGAGACGGTTTCAAAGCTGGCCTCGGAGGCGCAGAGCTGCTGGAGGACGTCGTTTTTGACGCCGGTGGGCACGACTTGGGCGTAGGCGCAGCGGCAGTAGAGGATGGTGGCTGGGGGAGATGGCAAAGCGCGTGAAGGGAGGTTCACGACAGTTTGGGCGCGGGTGGGGAGCCGCGCAACTGCCGTGAAAATGACGAATCACGAATTCCCGAATGAAGAAGGACTACGTCGTGGTCTTGCGCTCCACGTTGAGGCCCATCTTGCGGTAGAGCGTGGCGATGGAGACGCCGAGCATGCTGGCGGTCTTCTCGCGGGAACCGCTGTTGTACTTGAGCGTTTCCTGGATGAAGACGCGTTCCTGGCCCTTGATGAAGTCGTCGAGCGTGGAGCCGATGGGGAGCTTGGTGATGCCTTCGTGGACCGAAGGGGTGGGCACCTCGATCTGCTGGGTGACCTTGGTGGGCAGGTCGGAGGGGCGCACGCGATCGTGTTCGGCAAAGGCGCAGGCGCGCTCGATGGCATTGCGTAACTCGGAGACGTTGCCGGGCCAGTTGTACTTCTCGAGGAACTCGATGGCGTTGGCATCGATGATCTTGGGCTTGGAGTCGGTGCGGTCAGCCAGTTCTTTGAGGAAATGCTCGACCAAGGGCTTCACATCCTCGCGGCGTTCGCGCAGCGGGGGGATCTTCAGCGGGACGACGGAGAGCTTGTAGTAGAGGTCTTCGCGGAATTTGCCCGCCTTCACGGAGTCTTCAAGAGACACGGTGCTGGAGACGACGAGGCGGAAGTCGGAGCCGCCGGTGCCATTGCCCCAGCCTTTGCGGGACTGCGCTTCGTCGAGGAAGGTGTTCAACTGGGCCTGGATGCGTGCGGGGAGCTGATTCACCTCGGCGAGGTGGATGGTGCCGCCGGCGACACGGTTGAAGATGGCGGTCTGGCCGAAAAGTTCGGTTTCGAGGGCGTCTTCCGGCATGGCGCTGCATTGCAGTTCCTTGAAGGGGGCATTGCTGCGGCGGCTGGCCTCGTGCAAGGCGCGGGCGACCATGTGCTTGCCCACGCCGAACTCGCCTTCGAGGAGCACGGGGCTGTCGTTGTTGGCGACGCGACGGACGATGTCAAAGATGCGTTGCAGAGCGTCGCTGTGGCCGATGAGTTTTGAGGCTGAGGCGGATCGCAAAATCGCGCTGGGAGCGGCAGTGGGGGCAGTGGCGGCGTTGCCATTGCGCTGAAGCGCCTGATTCACGGTTTTGATGAGATCGCCGAGATCGAAGGGCTTGGTGAGGTAATCGAAAGCTCCGAGCCGCATGGCTTCAACAGCGGTTTCAACGCTGCCGTGTCCGGTGACCATGATGACGGCGGTGTTGGGGAACTGATCCCGGCACATGCTGACAAGGTCGAGACCATTCACATCGCCGATGCGCAGATCCACGATGACCAGATCAGGCTGGTGGGAACGGATGGCAGCGATACCGTCGATGCCGGTGGTGCAGCCAAACACCTGATGACCAGCCGCTTTGCAGAGCTTGGTCATGAGTTCGAGGATGGCAGCTTCGTCGTCTATGATTACTAGTTTAGCCATATTGATTTCGTTAAATGAGAGGCACGGTTGATTGTTAAATAAGCTAAACGTCTCTCAGGATTGCGTCAATCCAAGATTCTCAAAAAAGAGAATACCCTGCCGATCCGCAGCTTTTCTGAGTGCTCAGCGCTTCTGCATCGCTTCCCGCAAGTGCTCCCAAGCACGTCGGAAATCCTGCTTCATGACATAGAGCGAGGCGATTTCCTGGCGGACATACGGCGGGGCGTTTGGGATGGTGGCCACCTTTTCCAGCGTGCGCAGGGCACCCTCAATGTCGCCCTGGTTTTTCTGCGCTTGGAACAGGTCGATGCCACGCCTGGCATCGGTCGGGTTGTAAAGCAGGGCACGCTCCAGCGCAGGGATGTCGGAACTGGTTCCCGGGGCGGTGCGAATGACAGAGGGCAGATAAGGGACCACGGTCTGGCATGCTCGCTGGAAGTCGGAATTACGCGCGTAGTGCTCGGCCAGCAATCGCCAGCCATCGTCCCGCCACTTGCGATTGGTTTCGAGCGCGGAAACCAGTGCGTTCTGGTCGCCATGTTGGTACCAGATGCCAAAAAGCCTTTCACGTTGAGCAGGTTCCAGCCCCTCGAGTTCTGGCTGCTGGGTCAGCAGGCTGCGGAGGCACGTGTCAAATTCCTCACGCGAGGTAACCTGATACAGGTATTCCATTTTGAGATTGGCCGTGGTGGCCAGACTCCAGAGTGGTTCGAGCAATTCGGGATGCTGTCTGGCATGCTGAAGCATGGCCCAGTAGTTGTAGCCTGGCCATCGGCGCAACACATCCCGCCAGGCGATCAAGGCGAAGGATGGATTGTAATCGAGCCAGATGACCCCCTCGAAGTAGCAGTAGCGGGCGTAATGGGGCTCCAACATGCGTGAGCGGGAGAAATCGGTCAAAGCGTCATTGGCTGGCTGGCCAAGCATCAAGCGAATGCGCGCACGCTCAAAATAGAAGCGGAAATCCATCGGCTTCATGTGAATCGCCTGATTCATGAGAGGCAGAGCGTCCGAAGGAGAGCCAGAACCGACAAGTGTGACGGCCCGGGCGCGGAGTGCTTCTGCAGCACTCGCACCGGGGAGAGCGGGATGTCCCAGGGAAACGGCCGTCCATGCAGCACCGAGGGCGAGTGCGGCCAGTCCGCAGAGACGAAAGGCGATGCGTTGGGACGGTTCAGCGGCCTGCGGCAGTCTCCGTGGCCGAATCGCGATCCCTGCCAGCAAGGCCATGAACAGGGCGTAGGCCAGGCCATGATTGGGTACGTCGCCCAGACCGTGGATGACGCCGAGACCAAACACGATGGCGGCGGCGTTGCGCAGGCGACGGTCCTGCATGCCGGACTTGCGTTTCTTTTTCTTGCCGAACCAAGGGCCGGTGGACAAGAAAATCCAGAGCAGCAGCAGCAGGCCGGGAAGCAGGGTCAGCAGCCCCCCTTCGGCCAGCAGCCAGAGCAGATCGCTCTCAGGATGGATGTACCGGTTTACCGGATCATGCAGTTCGGCGAATTGGGGGAAGATGGAATCGAAATTGCCCATCCCGCTTCCGGTCCACGGAGAATCGAGAATCATTTTTAAACACTCGCCAAAAATGCCGCCACGGCCTTGGCCTGAGGCAAAGTTGGCAAGCCCCTCTTCCGTAAGTCGTTTGGAAATATTGCCGCCGGACATGACCAGCAACGTGGCGATGATGAAGATCAGAGAAGAAGAGACCGCCAGTTTTTGAAAGAAGCCACGTCGCATGGCAATCGTGCCAAACCAGGTTGTCATGCCGAGGAAAAGCAGCACCAGTCCCGCGCGCGAACTGTTCATGAAGATGCAGGTGATGGGTGCAAGGATGCCGAGGACGAAAAGAATCCACAAACGCGATTTACGGCGGTGGGTATCATAGCCGGCCGCAGCGCACAGCACGGAGGTCATCGCGGCGAGACTGCTGATATGATTGCGGTTGGCAAACGGGCCGAATCCATGACCCCATTCGACTTGGTTGCGCGGCCACCAGGGAATGCTGATCAACTTGCTTCCTTCCATGATGGAAAGCACGCACAGCAGGATGCCGCCGAAAGTAAGCGTATGGATCATCGCCCGCCGTTGATGGTCGGAAAAACCGCGTGTCAGGCACCATCCCAGCCAAACACAGCAGATAGAAAAGAAGAGCCATGCTTCCAATGTGACGGAGGCTTGGGGCGTCAGGTTTTTGGAGAGTCCGATTTCCCAGTCCAGTTCCAGCAATTTGCGCCAGGCGGGCGTCTCAAACAGCCACGCAACTGGTAAAAACGACAGCAGCGGTGCGAGCATGGCACCCGCCAGACCAATCATGGCCACCAGCGGAAGTTTGCGCCTTGAGGCAAAAAAGATCAGCAATACGGCCAGAAGGATCGTGATGATGCCTTTGGACCAGGTTTCACGACCAGTACCGAACAGACAGGCAAAAATGGGAAGTGCGGCAAAAATGTAGCCCATCCATGCGGGGCCTGGCAGGTCGTAACTGCGCTCCAGTTTGCTTGTGCCCTCATCTTCGGAATCTTCATCCGTGGATTCTTCCGGTGCGTCAGTCACCAGAAGCTGCGGCTGTTCCTCCCCGGCTTCATCACCGGCGAGCAGCGGATGTTTTTCCGGTGTGTCGTTAAGCTGATCGGTCTCGTTTTTCATGCCGTGGCTGAGGGCGGAATGGAAGGTGAAGGGGATTCCTGTTCGATGCAGGGCGGCAGAGCCCGCCATTTGTCCAGGCACCGATCAAGTGCAGGCACCAGCACATCAAGCCGGAGATGCCACTCGCTGGGATCGGCGTCATCTTGAGGGTGGTAGATGGTGCACTGCTGTCCTTCACCCAGCGTTAAAATCTCGGGGCTGCTCCGCGCCCTGGCACGCATGCTCAATCCCATGCGTTCCAACCCATGGTGGAACAATGTGGCAAAGCTCTCCAGATTCTCGCAGCGCTCCACCTCGAAATCCAGCACGCGGCCGTAAGCCCGGAAAAACTCCCGCTGTCTGCGGCGCTC
This genomic interval from Prosthecobacter sp. contains the following:
- a CDS encoding O-antigen ligase family protein: MKNETDQLNDTPEKHPLLAGDEAGEEQPQLLVTDAPEESTDEDSEDEGTSKLERSYDLPGPAWMGYIFAALPIFACLFGTGRETWSKGIITILLAVLLIFFASRRKLPLVAMIGLAGAMLAPLLSFLPVAWLFETPAWRKLLELDWEIGLSKNLTPQASVTLEAWLFFSICCVWLGWCLTRGFSDHQRRAMIHTLTFGGILLCVLSIMEGSKLISIPWWPRNQVEWGHGFGPFANRNHISSLAAMTSVLCAAAGYDTHRRKSRLWILFVLGILAPITCIFMNSSRAGLVLLFLGMTTWFGTIAMRRGFFQKLAVSSSLIFIIATLLVMSGGNISKRLTEEGLANFASGQGRGGIFGECLKMILDSPWTGSGMGNFDSIFPQFAELHDPVNRYIHPESDLLWLLAEGGLLTLLPGLLLLLWIFLSTGPWFGKKKKRKSGMQDRRLRNAAAIVFGLGVIHGLGDVPNHGLAYALFMALLAGIAIRPRRLPQAAEPSQRIAFRLCGLAALALGAAWTAVSLGHPALPGASAAEALRARAVTLVGSGSPSDALPLMNQAIHMKPMDFRFYFERARIRLMLGQPANDALTDFSRSRMLEPHYARYCYFEGVIWLDYNPSFALIAWRDVLRRWPGYNYWAMLQHARQHPELLEPLWSLATTANLKMEYLYQVTSREEFDTCLRSLLTQQPELEGLEPAQRERLFGIWYQHGDQNALVSALETNRKWRDDGWRLLAEHYARNSDFQRACQTVVPYLPSVIRTAPGTSSDIPALERALLYNPTDARRGIDLFQAQKNQGDIEGALRTLEKVATIPNAPPYVRQEIASLYVMKQDFRRAWEHLREAMQKR
- a CDS encoding ferredoxin family protein; translation: MITHTHRPLRVVLYEGNGSIALPAESRAKVMMALLDQGYTVTRSGQGASAMPHDDRSLLVLGSFEGKAPALEDATGLVSIDTRDITGLDPDAIVSLVEKTRGDKPMNEPGKWKPWFPVIDYSRCTNCMQCLSFCLFDVYGVSEDNKIQVQNNDNCKTNCPACSRVCPEVAIMFPKYQAGPINGDEINESEAGREKIKVDISSLLGGDIYSALKDRSAAAKSRFSKERSPDKALDERKKCLTKLVGDGFIPADVLASLPSTEEILKKAVIAKAKAAAALAAQ
- a CDS encoding sigma-54 dependent transcriptional regulator; the protein is MAKLVIIDDEAAILELMTKLCKAAGHQVFGCTTGIDGIAAIRSHQPDLVIVDLRIGDVNGLDLVSMCRDQFPNTAVIMVTGHGSVETAVEAMRLGAFDYLTKPFDLGDLIKTVNQALQRNGNAATAPTAAPSAILRSASASKLIGHSDALQRIFDIVRRVANNDSPVLLEGEFGVGKHMVARALHEASRRSNAPFKELQCSAMPEDALETELFGQTAIFNRVAGGTIHLAEVNQLPARIQAQLNTFLDEAQSRKGWGNGTGGSDFRLVVSSTVSLEDSVKAGKFREDLYYKLSVVPLKIPPLRERREDVKPLVEHFLKELADRTDSKPKIIDANAIEFLEKYNWPGNVSELRNAIERACAFAEHDRVRPSDLPTKVTQQIEVPTPSVHEGITKLPIGSTLDDFIKGQERVFIQETLKYNSGSREKTASMLGVSIATLYRKMGLNVERKTTT
- a CDS encoding transposase, translating into MVNLPIEYSDKPVTPFGGMALMKRFVDQTGIREQLATLDLPQGGSNRAYDPVHIIESFWLGIWTGASRYIHCDWLRQDQTLAAIFGYESLPSQSTYSRFFGKFSQARNTAVFPPLQRWFFAQINVGAVTVDFDSTVITREGSQEGSAKGYNPNRKGRNSHHPLMAFISQTRMVANAWLRPGN
- a CDS encoding transposase, whose product is MRETFDEAMAGMKVGLVRGDSGFYTDEILSTLEERSLNYIIAARAYANLKHEIHGMKDWVEVCPGIAVKEWRHQPADPKAKARRHIVVRKQISRRPQAGGKLLFDDLPDYRFSLYVTNLDLPLDQVWNIYNSRADCEPSAAR